The Candidatus Edwardsbacteria bacterium nucleotide sequence GTGGTCTATGAAATATTTCCGGCCGGTGAGATCCCTGGTGAATCCCCGCACCCGATAGTCGATCACGGCAATATCGGAATAGAAAGCGTCCAGCAGGTAGTTCAGGGCCTTAAGCGGCGAGATCACCCCGCAGGTGGAGACGTCGATATCGGCCCGGAAGGTACTGATGCCGTTGTAGGGATGGCTCTCGGGATAGGTATGGACGGTGATGTGGCTCTTGTCCAGATGGCCCACCACCGCTTCCGACTGGATATTCTCGGCCGGGGCGTCGGGAAAATCTGGATAGTCAGTTTGTACGTGCTGTTCCGAGATCAACATGGTGACGCTGGCGCCCTGGGGATCGTAATCCTGCTGGGCGATATTCAGCACCTTGGCCCCGATGATGGAGGCCACCTCTTTGAGTATCTTGGTCAGCCGGGCGGCGTTATATTCCTCGTCGATGTATTTGATATAGTCCTCGCTGTACTTGAGCCCCTTGGCATGGCAGATATCGTACATGTTAAAACTGAGGGTCTTGGTCAGGTTGTTGAAACCGTAGAGTTTCAGTTTTTTGATGGGCTTGACCTCGATCCGGGTATCCTTGGCCCTGAAAATATTTTTTTCCTTGTATTTCACCATCTCTTTGGCCTCTGATTAAAGAATGAATTCATAAACGGGTATATTATAGAACTAATCGACCTTAATATCAATAGATAAAATTAATTAACGGGATTTATTTGATAGTGGTGGGGCGAAATTATGATGCCTGCACCTTTGCTGGATATATACTTTCCTGCTCCCAGTTAGTGAAATAAAATTTGTTTAAAATTATCTTGACAAACCAGTCCTTAAGCATTATAATGAAGTCAATCCGCTGATGCGGAGGTGGATGGCCAAGTGCTATCGGAATTGGGGCTTGCAAAAGCCCCTTTTCTTATTATATAAACTTTTTGCCATAAATCAAAGCATTTCGTTTATAATATTTTTTCTGCAAAATATCTGATATACTTTGTGCAAAAATCGTAATATTGTTCGAAATACCTTGGTCAGAGAGAATTTCATCGCGGCTGTCGTGCGCCAAAAGATCAGCAATCTGAAGACCACTTATATTATTAAGTTTGGGCTTAACCTTAAGCTCTTTGCTTGTTAAACTTTCTTGAAACTTATCAGGGGCAACGTAGTCTGTGCCTTTTTCAATAAGCCCGCGAAAAGATGCTTTTAATCTCATATCAGCTTTACCCCCTCTAGACTCAGCCATCACATCGCCCTTGCACCCTTTTTGCTCTAAAAAGAACACATATCTTTCCAATAGAACTGCCAAACAATAATGGTACGGATCATATCTCCATGTGTTGTACGTTTCTCTGTGCTTTTTTTTATCAATGCATACTGTCATTACAGTATATTGCCAGGCGTTCAATAATTTAAGAAGTTCACCATCAAAAGATGCTCTTTTCTCTGGATTTTTTAAACATTCAAACGGGGATTTGGAATTTATCATTTCTTTTCTGTGGAATATTACCGGCTCATCTGAATGATAGGTAAAATAATCACGTTTTATTTTCTCCATTTGCGGATGAATTACAAAATCAGCATGCCTTAGCTCTATGATTATTCCAGTAAGACTAAGATATCTGTGATTTGGGTTGTTTGAGCTATCTAAATCTGGGTTCCCAACTTCGTCAATATAAATCCGATACTTCATAAATAGCCATTTCGTTTAAAATACTTATTCTTCCTACCACCCCACTGCCAACCCCAGCTCCAGCGGAGTCTCGATCACCATTTGATCGAAAGTCATTAAAAACCCATAATCCAAAGTTATGCCCACCCGGCGGGTAAGGGGAAACTTTATCCCGGCGCTTATTTGGCCGAAGGGCCGATAAACGGTCTCCCCGGTTCCCGAGACCATTATGGTGTCAGTCGTGCCTGCAAAACCTCCTTCGGTGATCACCGTCAACTGCCCGACATGCGAGGCCATCACTCCCAGTCCCAATTTTAGGTTGGTGCCCATGATGGCCCGCGGTCTGATCAGCTTAAGGTACAGGCTCACCGGAACCTGCCAAGAGGCCTGGCCGGTCCAGACCAAGGTTTGTCCGCCTACCCCGGTGATCTCCGCGCTTCCAGCAGGCTGCTTGCTGAATGTCTGGTAGGAGCCGGAACCGCCAAATGCCAGCCAGTCCTTGGCCCGGTATTCCAGCCCGCCACCGGCCTGCCAGCCGCTCTCCCATAGCGAGAAGGGTTTGTCATCAAACCCGTTCTCCGCCCAGTCAGGGCTGGCGTTGCCCAGCCAGCCGAGGTTGAGGTTGACGCTCCACTGGGCCAGGGCCGCCGCCGGCACAATGGTCAGCAGCAGGATTAGGGATATGGTTTTTTTCATGATCTCCTTGTGTCATCCGTTCAAAACAGATTGTAACCGCTGCCCGGCTACAGAGTCCTGTTCCCCAATTATCTATCCCCTATGATCCATTCCCTATTTTCCCCACCGGTGCCACGTAGACCACGAACTCGTCCCTGCCGTCCAATTGGCACAGCTTATCAAACAATTTCTGGTTATAGGCCCCGATGGCGCAGGTTCCGCAGCCGATGGACTCGCAGGCCAGATAAAGGTTCTGGCAGAGGTGCCCCGAGTCCTGCAGAATGATCTTCTTAGCTTCCAGGGAGTAGCGCCACTCCGTCTTGTACGGGACCGCACTCCAGATGAATGTTACCGCGCAGTTGCCTACGAAATCCTGGCCCAGGGCCGCCTTGGTCAGTTTTTTGGGCATCGAGGCGGGGCTGAAAAGTTTCACCAATTTATGGTCCACCGGCTGATAGCGATATATTCCATTTTTCAGGCCGGCAACATTGTTGACCGCCAGGTAGGTCTCGAAGGGATGCATGCATCCGCCCGACGGCACGGTGCGGAAAGCAACCAGGTTTCCCCTCATGCTTTTGACCCCCTGGGTGGCCCACAGTAGGTACGACAACTCGTTCAAAGATAACGGATCGTCCGTGTACTTGCGGCGGCTCTTGCGGTCGCCGATACAGTCGAAGATGTCAGATTTCTTTATGACCGATTTGTCCGGCTGAGGCAGTTCAATGACCTCGGCGCCGGCGGGATATTCCTTCTGCAGCGGCCCGCGCTCGATCCCCCTGGTCTGGTCCGATATCACCTTCTCCAACTTAATGAACCCGGCCTTCATCGTCTCCCGGAACTTCAGGGTCTGCTTTTTGGATTTAACTGTGCTCTGCTCCAATTTTCCCACCCTGGCTCCGATGCCCTCGATCTGCCGCGAGATCTCCTGCAGGGCTTGCTGCTCCTTCTCCGGAGGCAGCGCCCCTGTCTTTGAGACCTCGTCCTTGATGTATCCATCCCAGCCGGACGGCAGTGATTTATAAAATTCTTCTGCCAAAGGCTGGTCGGCATTTTTTATCAGGCTGCAGAATGCCTCCTTGAGGCCCTTTTCGCTTTCCACCATGTCGCCCACCAGGGTTTTGCGTTCCAGAACCCCCAAGGCGATGATCTTTTTGATGATATCGGACATTTTTATTTTACCTCCATGTTTATGTTTTTTTTCTTTTTATTTTATAATAAAGTATAAAAGCGTATATGCAAGCATTTACCGTTAACGCCAAAATCCCAAATGCTATCTGCATGTTTCTGGTCAGCACGTCGGGATAGATAACCGGGATAATATAATGTTCAATAAAACCAGAACTGTATATTTCCCTGCCGCCTGAATATCTAAGCCAGTTTTCCAACGGCGTCAATGGGCAGATACCTCCGCTGAACTCAATTGCCGCCCCCCAGATAAACGCCGGCACATGAAACCATAAAATTTTTCTCCATTTAAAGCACAGCAAACCGCCCAATATAACAAATACGATAAAAAGAAGGTGTATCAGCACAACAATATCAGCTAATATTAAATAAGCCATTTTACACCATAATAAAAATATCAGATTTATTTTATTAGAATAATAAAATCAGCGTAAGTAGTCGCTGAAGCAGCCAATCATAGTAGCATCTAGATAGGTAAGCTGAACATTGGGGAGAGCCTGCGTGGGCAGGGATGGGTACCTGGATTCCCTCTTTCGAGGGAATGACATGCGTAGCCCGGCGTTGCAGCCAGGGGCGAAGCACTCACATCAATTTCCAAAACACAATGCCCTTTCGCAAACCCACTTCGCCGAAGTAGCCAATCGTAATATCACCTCGCTACGTAGGCTGAATGACCCTCTACCATGCTGGGTCGGATACCAAACCCAAGCTTAGCCGATGAACCGGCCAAGGCGGGTCTTAGGGGAGCGGCCACGGCCAGTGTTGCTGGCACAATCAGAATTGCATAATTGTTTTCGGCGGGTTAATAGCGTGGTCTGTTTTGAAACCGTCAGTTTGCCGTCCCCTAAAACTTCTCTTTGTAGCTTTCTCTTGGTTACAAGAGAAAGCGGAAGAACCTTTTCTGGATTCCCGTCGTCAAGGGAATGGCATGCAGGGTTATTGGTATGTTACTGTGCGAAGAAACTTCGCCCCTACGATAATATTACTCTCTCCTTACGGGCGAGGGATCAAGGGAGGGGTCGGGAGCCTTAGGTCAAAGGGCGAATCGTTCAGATTCGCCCTTTTTATATTCACGGATTATCTATCTCACTTCGCTGCCGGGATCGGTCTTCCTCTGCGGATTAAGTATCACCACCCCATCCTTATCCTGGGCCGCCAGCAGCATGCCGTGCGATTCCAGCCCCCGGATCTTGGCCGGCTTGAGATTGGCCACGATCACCACCTGCTGTCCCACCAGCGATTCCGGAGTGTACCACTGGGCGATACCGGCCAGCACCTGCCGGGTCTCCTGACCCAATTTGACCTGCAATCTCAGCAGTTTGTCGGCATTGGGAACTTTCTCGGCCGAAATGATCTCGGCGGTGCGCAGTTTTATCTTTTTGAAATAATCTATATCTATCAGATCTTCATCAACAATTTCCGATTTTTCAGTTCCTGATTCCAGTATTTTATTTTCTTCCATATTCTTTTTCCCTTCGTCTTTATTCACAGAGGTTAACGGTTGTATTAATCCAACAGAAAAACCTTTTTGTAAATTAAAATCTTTAAAGTTTACTCCTTCACCAATTTTCGGAAACAATTGCTCAACTGGACCGATCGCATGCCCTGATTTAATATGTCCCCACCTGAGGGCATTGATATTAACATCCTTGTCCTCAACGCCTAATTTTGTCAACAGTTGCCCGCATTTTTGTGGCATAACAGGCGAAAGTAATACAGCTGAAAAATGCAATACTTCTGTGGCAACATATAATATTGTGTTAATATCTTGATATTTTTTCCCTTTATGAAGTTTCCACGGTTCAGTTGCATGAATATAGCGGTTAGTAAGTTTGATTAAATATATAATAGACTCTATTGCTTTATTTGGGTCAAGGCATTCAACATGCTCTTTAACAGTTTCTACAATTCTATTTGTTTCTTCTATTAAACCTTTATGTATTTTAGATTGGATATAGCTATCATTAGGTTTACTAGGTATTTTGCCTTCACAATATGAATTAATCATTTTTAATACGCGACTGGCCAAATTCCCAAAATCATTGGCCAAGTCACTATTAATACGCATTACCAAGCTCGCTTCGGAAAATATTGAATCTGCCCCAAGTGTCATATCTCTCATCAAAAAATATCTAAATGGGTCAACGCCATATTTATCTACCAAATCCAAAGGTTTTACCACATTACCCAATGATTTTGACATTTTAGTATCACCTACCAGCCACCAACCGTGCGCCAGTATTGTCTGAGGGGTCTTGACCTTCATGGCATGGAGCATAGTAGGCCAGTAGACCGAATGGGTGGTCAGAATGTCCTTGCCCAGCAGGTGCAGGGCGGAGGGCCAGAATTCCTGATATTTTCCATCGTCCGGAGAATGGTAGCCCAGCGCCGAGATATAGTTGATCAGAGCGTCGAACCAGACATAGGTAACGTAATCATGGTCAAAGGGCAGTTCTATGCCCCAAGCCAGCCGTTTCTTGGGCCGGGAGATGCACAGGTCGTTCAGCGGTTTTTTTAAGAAGCCCAGTACTTCGTTCTTCCGGGTCTCGGGTTTGATCGTCATCCGGCCGGAGGTTATCTCGTCTATCAGCCATTGCTGGTGCTGCGACATCTTGAAGAAATAGTTCTTCTCCGTGATCTTGGACACCGGCCGCCCGCAGTCTGGGCAGTTGCCGTCCTTGATGTCCTTCTCTGTCCAGAACCTTTCGTCGGGGGTGCAGTACCAGCCGTCGTATTCGGCCGGATAGATCTGGCCCTGGTCGTAAAGCTCCTGCAGGACTTTTTTGACCACCGCCTGATGGCGGACCTCGGTGGTGCGGATGAAATCGTCGTTGGTTATCTCCAGCTTTTTCCACAGGCCAGTAAAGCGGGCGGACATCTGGTCGCAATGCTCCTGCGGGGAAACGCCCCGCTTGACCGCCGCCTCCTGCACCTTTTGGCCGTGCTCGTCCAGGCCGGTCAGAAAAAAGCTTCTATCTCCGAAAAGCCGGTGATAGCGGGTCAGCACGTCCGCCAGGATGGTGGTGTAGGCGTGCCCGATATGAGGCTCGTCATTGACGTAATAGATGGGTGTGGTTATGTAAAAATTCTTCATTTCTGCTTGATCTCCGAAAAAGGGAACCAGGCGTGGCCCTCGTCGAACTTGACGTGTATCCTCTGCTTGAAGATGTCCACCTTGTAGACGGTGCCGTCGCCCTGCGGGGTATTCACCACCGAGCCCACCTTGGGCAGGTGGCTGTAGGATTCCTCGTAAAAAGCGTCCTCATACATCAAGCAGCACATCAGGCGGCCGCACAGGCCCAGCATCTTGCTGGAGGTCATCGACATGTTCTGCTCCTTGGCCATCTTCAGGGTGACCGGCTCGAAGTTGTTCAGCCAGGCCACGCAGCACAGCTGGCGGCCGCACTGGCCGTAGCCGCCCACCCGCCGGGCCTCGTCCCGAACCCCTATCTGGCGCATCTCAATCCGGCCCTTGAACATGGTGGCCAGGTCCCGCACCAGGTTCCGGAAGTCCACCCGCTTCTCGGCGGTGAAGTAGAAGATCAGCTTGCTGCCGTCGAAGCGCGACTCCACGTCCACCAGGCTCATATGAAGTTGGTGCTTGGCCACCAGGTTCTGGCAGGCCAAATAGGCCTCCTCTTCGCGTTTGTGGTTGGTCTGCAGTTTGGCCAGATCCTCTTCGGTGGCCTTGCGCAGGACCTCCCCGGAGCGTTTCATCTTCTCGCGGAACTGAACGTTGTTGCGGACCACCGTCCCGATCTCCTCGGAGCTGTCGTAGGTGACCACCACCAACTCCTGGGGCATCAGGCTCAGCTCCTGGGGGTTGTTGTAGTATGTTCCCCGGGCCTGTTTAAAATGAACCTCAATCAGAGGTGAAGGCATCTTCCTCTCCTTGCGTTGTATTGCAGGCTGACAGCAGGCACAGCCTGGGGGTTACGTTTCGCTCCAGCGCGATCCTGGCCTTTTCAATGGCCCGGACCATCTCCGAAAGCTTCTGCTGGTCTATTCTTTTCCCGATGTCCGACAGCTCGGCCTGCCGGTCGGCATTCAGTATCTTTCCCGTTACTTTTAGATGCACCAGGTCGGCGACCACCGCCGACAGCATCTCCAGTATCCTGGCCGGGCGCCCCCGGTCCCGGGCTATCTGATCGATGGTCTCCACCATTTCCCATTGCTGGCCGTCCACCGCCGCCTTCAGCAGCTTGACGGCCAGGTCCCTTTCGGACAGCAGGTCCTGATCGGTCATCTGCAGGGCCCTTCCCAGGCTGTTGCCGGAAAGCTCGGCCAGCAGGCCGGCGGCCCGGGGATCCTGCCCGTGGTCTTTGACCAGGGACTTTATTACCTCCTCCTGCGGCAGGGGCTCGAACCGTACCTTCTGGCAGCGCGACAGAATAGTTGGCAGCAGGGCATTGGGCCGGTCGGTGGTCAGGATGAAATTGGTGGTGGGCGATGGTTCCTCCAGGATCTTCAAAAAAGCGTTGGCCGCCTCGGTGGTCATGGCCTCGACCCCGGTTATCAGCACCACCTTGCGTTTCCCTTCGTATGGCAAAAAACCCAGCCTCTCCTGCAGCTCGCGGATGTCGTCGATGGAGATGGCAATCGGCCGGCTGCCGAAATCGAAAGCCTGGTGGGGCTGAGCCTCTTTCTCCTTGAGCATCTCCGAGATCTCCTCGGCCAGTTTCCGCTTGTCGCTATCCGACGAGGGATGGGGCCGGGGGAACAGGTAGTGGAAATCGGGATGGATATAGGCCTCGGTCTTATGGCAGGAGTTGCACTGCCGGCAGGGCTGGTCGCTCTCGGACTGGCAGTTGAGGGCCATCACCAGTTCCATGGCGGCCAGTTCCTTGCCCACCCCGTCCGGCCCGTAGAACAGATAGCTCTGGGCCAGCCGGTCCTCGGTCCAAGCCTGCCGCAATATTTTCTTGGCCACGCTCTGGCCTATGAGATTATCGAAAAGCACTTGTAAAACAAAAATATTTCTTGTTTAATTATGAATACCGTTTTCACGGAAATGATAAGAATATCAAACCTGGCTTAAGGTCGCCTATGCTCTGTCGCTGAATAGAGGAGGCCGTCCGCTTACACATTATATTGGGCTTCCTCGAGTGCCATAGCTTTAGCGGAGGCACTTGGGAATTTGGCGATGTCTGAGCAAAGCGAGTTCGTCAAATTTAGGCCGACAGTTTGGGGCTACCGGGCAGAGCATCAGCGACAAGTTCTCTTTCCTACTTTCTCTTCAAAGAGAAAGTGGGAAGAATACAGTCCGGTTCCAATTTTATCTTAATGCCTGCATTTAGGAAAGGGACCCCCTGTTTTTCGAAGACAAGTTTCTTGGGAATGACAAAGCGAGATTGCTTCGTTTGCCCGGCTTCGAGGCTTCCTCGCAATGACCGCCCTGACAGGCGGTCCGGTGCGGCCCCTGTCATCCATGATCCATAAACTATTATCGGTGTTTATTCCAGCTCCTTGACCTGTTTGTTGCGGATGGTCATCAGTTTGGACTTGGGCATGGCTCCCTGACTACCGAAGGCGAACTGGCCGGAGGCCCCCTGGCTGGCGTTCTCGGCCTGGTTCAGGGCTTTTTGCAGATCCTCCCGGGTGGAGGCCCCCTTCTGCAGGGCGGCCAGCATCACCTTGGCGCCGTCATAGGCCTGGGCAGACAGCTTGGAAGGCGCCTTGCCGTAGGCCTTCTTATAGCTCTCCTCGAATTTGGCCGCGGCCTGGGCCAGGCTGGAACCGGAGGACAGGGTGGCGAAGATGGCCCCCTCCACATAGGTTCCGCCCTTGGAGGTGACCTTGGGGTCGCCCCAGCCATCGGACCCCAGCAGCTGCACCTTCAGTTGATTGTAGACCAGCTGCGGCGCGATCATGATGATGTCATTGGGCGTGGTCGGTATGAACACCGCTTGGACTTTTCCGGCCTTCAGGGTCTCGGCCTGGGCCTTGAAGTCGGTGGTGCCCGGTTCGTAAGAGACCGAGACCGCCACCCTGGCCCCCAGGTTCTTGGCCTGTTGAACGAAGGCTTCGGCCACCGCCGCCCAGCCGGGATCGTTGGGATACATCACCCCCAGCGTTTTCATTCCCAGCTTATTCACCGCGCAATCGGCCAGGGCCGCCCCCTGCCAACTGATGCTCTGACTCAGCTGGAATATATACGGCCCCAGAGTGGAGATCCTCTCCTCCGAGGCGGTGGGCGACAAAAACGGCACGTTCTTGAGGTTGGCAATTCCGGCCGCCGCGCTGGTGGGCCCGGACAGCACCTCGCCGATGATCCCGATTACCTGGCTGGTGTCGCTCAGCCGAATGGTGGCCTTGATGGCGTCGATGATGTCGCCCTTGGTGTCTTCAATGATCAGCTTGATCTTATTGGTGGTGGTCTTGTTATATTCGGTAAAAGCCATGTTCACCCCCTCTTTGACCGCGGTGCCGTACTCGCCGTACCGACCGCTTAAGGGGACGATCAGGCCCACCTTGCGCCCGACATCGCCCACCGGCACCACCGGCTTATTGTCCTTGAGTGATGCCAGAACCGGTTTGGCCAGTCCAGCCTCCTGGCTGGCGGGGTATTTTTTAACGATCTCCTGCAGTATCTTGATAGCTTCGCTGTTGTTCTTGGCGTCCAGCTCCTTCTGGGCCAGCTTCAGCCCCAGGGCCGGGGCCATCTCGGATTCGGGATATTTTCGGAAAAGTATCCGCAGCTGCCCGTCGGTAAGCCTCTCCTCGATCATGGCGGAAAGCGGCAGCAGCAGGGCCTCGCGCTCGTCCCCGGTCCTGGCGGCCTCCAGCCCCTCGATATACTGCTGCCCGGCTTTCAGGTGATCCTGGCTGGTGAAATAGCAGTCGCCCAGCAGTTTCTTGGTCATGGGATATTCCTTGGACTGGGGATATTTTTCGGCCAGCATCCAGCCGTTCTTCAGGGCCAGGTCCAGCTCGTTAAGATCGTAGCGGCTCTTGGCCGAAAGATATATGGCCTCGGGGACATAATTTGAGCCGGGATATTTGGCCAGCATCTCCTGGGTGGCCCCGATGGCTTCCCTGGGTTTGTGTTCCGCGTAAAGACTCCGGGCTTTTTTTATGAAGTCCTCGGCTCCGGCGTCCTGGTCGTTGACCTGAACCGTTTTGGCATCATCCTTCTTGACCGGCTTCTTGTCCACCGCCGGCTGCAGGGTAGCGCAGGATACGGTAAAGGCCAATAAAATTAATAAATAAAATCTCCTCATCTTCATCTCCGTAAAATATATGTTCGTCTCTATTCTGTTTTAAAAAATACCCTTGTAAGTATAACAGCCCTTTATTTTTATGTCAACATCAAAAGACCGGCGAAAGGTCTACATTTTCCTGCCGATGGCCCAATGCACCGGCATTATCATCCCTCTGTCGTCAGTCATTATTTCCATTGACTCCAGAGCCTCCCTCGGATATCCCAGTTTATGCAACAAATTCCACTCCTGCCGGAACAATTCGGGATTCTGTTCAAATGTTATCTTATCATTTACCGATCCCACGATTGTTTTAAGCCCGACCTTAGCAAAGATGCTCCCCAGCTTTTTGCCGATATCCGGATCAGCTCCTTTTTTCGCCAGATCGGTCATCAGGAATTCCTTGATGGATGGATGGCTGCCGGGAAAATCCTGCCGCGCCGAGTAATCGGGTTCGGCCAAGACCGCCAATTTCCCGCCCTTTTTAAGGACTCTCCGGCATTCATTGCATACGACATCGGGATGCCTGGCCCACAGCCAAAAATAATGAGTGACTATCAGGTCAACTGATTCATCGCCAAAGGGAAGTTTTTCGGCATCGCCGGCCAGCCATACCGGTTTTACTTTATCTGAGATTTTATTTTGGGCAAAGTCCAGGGCCGATGTGTCGCTATCCAACCCATAGATTGTCGAATCGGTGCGGCCAGCCAGCTCTCCGGCGATCACCCCGGTGCCGGAGCCGATCTCCAAAATGTTCTTACACCGGGCGATCTCAAGCCGACGGTAAAGGTAAAGTCTCAAGGCCCGGGTCCATTCCGCCTGCCGGACGTAGCGCTGGTGCCACCAAGCCAGATCTTGGGGGTTTAAATTTCTTGACAAACCAATATCCATATAATATCATGTTTTAGTAATTGAGGAGGCCCGAATGGTCATCGCGAGATCGCCTTGATTTTTCGGCCGCCGAATTCGGTCCATAGATTGCTTCGTAAGACTGGCCTTGGGGTTAAACTCGCAATAACTGGAACCAACCTTATAGTTTCAGTATTGATTATACCAAAAAACCAGCCAACATCAAATTAAAAGAGCGGATATAAAATGAGAAAAATAATAGTTTTATCATTGCTGGCCCTGGCGGCATTGGCCGGGCCGGGTCTGGCTCAGGACTACAGCTTCACCCTGCCGCGCAACACCTCCTGGCTGGTGATAACCCCTGCCGGCCAGGCCGACCTTTATTATGAACTGACCTTCATTTGCGACCCGGGCGCCCACCCCATAGACATCGTGGATATCGGAATGCCCAACGGCAGTTATCAGATTAACGGCGCCATGGCTCGGATCGGCCAGACCGAGCTGGACGATATCCGGGTCTCGGAATACGTCAAGCCTTACGGGGTGGAGGTCCACCTGGGCAAAAAAACCATCCGACCCGGCGACTCGGCCACGCTGTTCTTCAACATCCATCTGGAAAAGCTGCTGTATCGCGATTCAAAGGACCGGGACTATGTCTCCTTTGAATTTTCCCCCACTTGGTACGGCTCCAAATATGTCAGCGGCTCCACCCGCCTGGAATGCAATTTTTCTTTTCCGCCCGGCATGGGCCCGGATGAGCCCCGCTATCATCAAAAACAGTTCACCGAAGCATGGCTGGATACCGTTGAGAACGCCGTGGTCTACCGCTGGGTGCTGGGCAGCGCCGACCCCGACCGGCAGTACACCTTCGGAGCCTCGTTCCCGGCCAAGTATGTGCCCAAGGGGGCGGTCAAACAGCCGGCTCCTTTCTGGCAGAAGATGATCGGCGGTATCTTTGGTTTCATTGTCGGCATCTTCAAATTCTTCTTCAGCACCATCGTCTTCTGGATATTCGGAATAGCAATATTCTTCGGTGTCCGCCAGCAGAAAACCCGCCGTATGAAATACCTGCCGCCGGAGGTTTCCATCGAGGGGGTGGGCATCAAACGGGGCTTGACCGCGCCCGAGGCCGGCATCATCCTGGAGATGCCGCTGGACAAGGTGCTGAGCATGGTGCTGTTCGGGTTGATTAAAAAAGAAGCGGTGGAGGTTACCGACCGCGAACCCAAACTGCGGATAAAGGTTCTTAAGCCCGAACTGGCCGCCCTGCCCTATGAGAAGAGTTTTCTGGAGGCCCTGGACAAATACGGCCTGCCGGATGAGATCAAACTGCGGGAGGTGGCCATCAAATTAATCAAGGATGTCAACGACAAGATGAAGGGGTTCTCCCGCAAGGACACCGCCGCCTATTACCGCGGCATCATCGCCAAGGCCTGGAAGCAGGTGCAGGACGCCCAGACACCGGAATTGAAGAGCCAGCCCCTGGAGGATCAGTTCGACTGGATGATGATGGACGGCGATTACAAGAACCGCATGACCCAGCATTACGGCACCGGAGATGTGTTTCTGCCACTCTGGTGGGGCCGGTCGGGATACGGTTATCATTACGGCGGCGGGGGTACCACCGTAAAGACTTCGGGCGGAACGGGGGTGCAGATGCCCAAACTGCCAGGCGCCGATTTCGCC carries:
- the speD gene encoding adenosylmethionine decarboxylase gives rise to the protein MEVKPIKKLKLYGFNNLTKTLSFNMYDICHAKGLKYSEDYIKYIDEEYNAARLTKILKEVASIIGAKVLNIAQQDYDPQGASVTMLISEQHVQTDYPDFPDAPAENIQSEAVVGHLDKSHITVHTYPESHPYNGISTFRADIDVSTCGVISPLKALNYLLDAFYSDIAVIDYRVRGFTRDLTGRKYFIDH
- a CDS encoding DUF3800 domain-containing protein produces the protein MKYRIYIDEVGNPDLDSSNNPNHRYLSLTGIIIELRHADFVIHPQMEKIKRDYFTYHSDEPVIFHRKEMINSKSPFECLKNPEKRASFDGELLKLLNAWQYTVMTVCIDKKKHRETYNTWRYDPYHYCLAVLLERYVFFLEQKGCKGDVMAESRGGKADMRLKASFRGLIEKGTDYVAPDKFQESLTSKELKVKPKLNNISGLQIADLLAHDSRDEILSDQGISNNITIFAQSISDILQKKYYKRNALIYGKKFI
- a CDS encoding outer membrane beta-barrel protein; protein product: MKKTISLILLLTIVPAAALAQWSVNLNLGWLGNASPDWAENGFDDKPFSLWESGWQAGGGLEYRAKDWLAFGGSGSYQTFSKQPAGSAEITGVGGQTLVWTGQASWQVPVSLYLKLIRPRAIMGTNLKLGLGVMASHVGQLTVITEGGFAGTTDTIMVSGTGETVYRPFGQISAGIKFPLTRRVGITLDYGFLMTFDQMVIETPLELGLAVGW
- a CDS encoding SagB/ThcOx family dehydrogenase; translation: MKAGFIKLEKVISDQTRGIERGPLQKEYPAGAEVIELPQPDKSVIKKSDIFDCIGDRKSRRKYTDDPLSLNELSYLLWATQGVKSMRGNLVAFRTVPSGGCMHPFETYLAVNNVAGLKNGIYRYQPVDHKLVKLFSPASMPKKLTKAALGQDFVGNCAVTFIWSAVPYKTEWRYSLEAKKIILQDSGHLCQNLYLACESIGCGTCAIGAYNQKLFDKLCQLDGRDEFVVYVAPVGKIGNGS
- a CDS encoding DUF2784 domain-containing protein; translated protein: MAYLILADIVVLIHLLFIVFVILGGLLCFKWRKILWFHVPAFIWGAAIEFSGGICPLTPLENWLRYSGGREIYSSGFIEHYIIPVIYPDVLTRNMQIAFGILALTVNACIYAFILYYKIKRKKT
- the metG gene encoding methionine--tRNA ligase, which encodes MKNFYITTPIYYVNDEPHIGHAYTTILADVLTRYHRLFGDRSFFLTGLDEHGQKVQEAAVKRGVSPQEHCDQMSARFTGLWKKLEITNDDFIRTTEVRHQAVVKKVLQELYDQGQIYPAEYDGWYCTPDERFWTEKDIKDGNCPDCGRPVSKITEKNYFFKMSQHQQWLIDEITSGRMTIKPETRKNEVLGFLKKPLNDLCISRPKKRLAWGIELPFDHDYVTYVWFDALINYISALGYHSPDDGKYQEFWPSALHLLGKDILTTHSVYWPTMLHAMKVKTPQTILAHGWWLVGDTKMSKSLGNVVKPLDLVDKYGVDPFRYFLMRDMTLGADSIFSEASLVMRINSDLANDFGNLASRVLKMINSYCEGKIPSKPNDSYIQSKIHKGLIEETNRIVETVKEHVECLDPNKAIESIIYLIKLTNRYIHATEPWKLHKGKKYQDINTILYVATEVLHFSAVLLSPVMPQKCGQLLTKLGVEDKDVNINALRWGHIKSGHAIGPVEQLFPKIGEGVNFKDFNLQKGFSVGLIQPLTSVNKDEGKKNMEENKILESGTEKSEIVDEDLIDIDYFKKIKLRTAEIISAEKVPNADKLLRLQVKLGQETRQVLAGIAQWYTPESLVGQQVVIVANLKPAKIRGLESHGMLLAAQDKDGVVILNPQRKTDPGSEVR
- a CDS encoding stage 0 sporulation protein; amino-acid sequence: MPSPLIEVHFKQARGTYYNNPQELSLMPQELVVVTYDSSEEIGTVVRNNVQFREKMKRSGEVLRKATEEDLAKLQTNHKREEEAYLACQNLVAKHQLHMSLVDVESRFDGSKLIFYFTAEKRVDFRNLVRDLATMFKGRIEMRQIGVRDEARRVGGYGQCGRQLCCVAWLNNFEPVTLKMAKEQNMSMTSSKMLGLCGRLMCCLMYEDAFYEESYSHLPKVGSVVNTPQGDGTVYKVDIFKQRIHVKFDEGHAWFPFSEIKQK
- the holB gene encoding DNA polymerase III subunit delta' is translated as MAKKILRQAWTEDRLAQSYLFYGPDGVGKELAAMELVMALNCQSESDQPCRQCNSCHKTEAYIHPDFHYLFPRPHPSSDSDKRKLAEEISEMLKEKEAQPHQAFDFGSRPIAISIDDIRELQERLGFLPYEGKRKVVLITGVEAMTTEAANAFLKILEEPSPTTNFILTTDRPNALLPTILSRCQKVRFEPLPQEEVIKSLVKDHGQDPRAAGLLAELSGNSLGRALQMTDQDLLSERDLAVKLLKAAVDGQQWEMVETIDQIARDRGRPARILEMLSAVVADLVHLKVTGKILNADRQAELSDIGKRIDQQKLSEMVRAIEKARIALERNVTPRLCLLSACNTTQGEEDAFTSD